Genomic window (bacterium):
TGCCGTTGGTTCCGTCTGGATCGGTACTGCCCTCGGGCTCAATCGTCTACGCGACGAACGCGTCGCTAAATATACTTCCGCGGACGGATTGACCAAAGACGTTGTTTTGGCCATATTCGCCGATCGTGAACAAAGTTTATGGGTCGGTACTTACGGCGGCGGGCTCAACCGTTTCAAAGACCGTCGTTTTGTAACATTTACATCGGATCAAGGTTTGTCCAATGATTACGTGCGGTCCGTATGTGAATCACGCGACGGAAGTTTGTGGATCAGTACGGACGGCGGCGGCGTCAATCAACTGAAAAACGGAAAAGTGAAAGTATATTCGACAAAAAACGGGCTTTCGAATGATTTCGTACGTTCGGTTTTCGCCGATCGCCAGGGTAATGTATGGATCGGAACCAACGGCGGCGGATTGAATCGTATTCAGAATGGACGCATTACCAAATATAGTACCAAAAACGGTTTGACGAACAATGATATTCTTGTTTTGAACGAAGATCGTGCGGGCGGCGTCTGGATTGGTACGAACGGCGGCGGCGTCATGAGGTTTTATAAAAACAGTTTTAATGCCTACAGCGTCAAAGACGGATTGGGCAGCGACATCGTTACATCGATTCTGCAAGATCACACGGACCAACTGTGGTTCGGTACCAATGGCGGTGGCGTGACGGCCTATAAAGACGGTAAAGCAAAAACTTTTACTACCGACGACGGACTATTGAGCAACGACATTCTCACGATCTTTGAGGATTCACGGAATACGATTTGGGTCGGAACTTCGGGCGGCGGGATTGCGCGACTCGACGATGACGAATTTGTCAGTTATACCGTTGCACAAGGTCTATTTAATGATATTGTTTTTCAAATCCTGGAAGACGATCAGGGATATTTGTGGATGACATGCAGCCGCGGCGTCTTTAAAATTGCGCTCAAAGATTTCGATCAACTGGATAAAAAAGAAATTGCAACGCTTCGATACATCGCCTACGGAAAATCCGATGACATGAAAAGCAGCGAATGTACCGGCGGATCACAGCCGGCCGGTTGGAAAATGAAAAACGGTATGCTTTGTTTTCCTACGATCAAAGGGATCGCTATGATCGAACCCAAAGTCATCAAAACTAATATGGAGCCGCCGCCGGTCGCCATTGAAAATATCATCGCTGATAATGAAACCGTTGAATTGGGCGATGAAATCGAAATCGGACCGGGAACGGAAAAATTTGAATTTCATTATGCAGGCCTCAGTTATTTTGCTCCCGAAAAAGTTCGTTTTAAATACATGCTTGAAGGTTTTGATGATGAATGGGTTGACGCCGATACGCGTCGTACGGCTTATTATACCAATATTTTTCCCGGTGAATACACGTTCAAAGTCATAGCATGCAATAATGACGGCATGTGGAATGAAGCCGGCTTGTCTTTGCCATTTTATTTCAAACCGTTTTTTTATCAAACATGGTGGTTTTATAGTTTGTGTGTGATTGGACTGATCGCCGCTGGTTTCGGTGGATATAAATGGCGCGTCCGGCAATTGATCGAACACGAAAAAGAACTAACGCGTCTGGTAGACGAACGAACACGCGATTTAAAATTGGAGCGTGACAAATCGGAAAGATTGCTCCTTAATATTTTACCCGAACCCATTGCCGAGCGTTTGAAAACACAAGAAGAAACCATTGCAGACAGTTTTGCCGAGGTAACGGTATTGTTCGCCGACATTGTCGATTTTACCAAGTTATCGGCGCGCATTTCACCTGAAGAATTAGTTGGTTTTCTCAATGATGTATTTTCGGCTTTTGACGGACTCGTGGAGAAACATCAATTGGAAAAAATCAAAACCATCGGCGATGCATACATGATCGTCTCCGGACTTCCCAATCCTCGCCCTGACCATGCGCTGGCGATGGCCAATATGGCGCTCGATATGCAGAATGAGTTGAACAAATTGAACCAAGCCAAAAACACGTCCGTCCAAGTGCGGATCGGTATCAATACGGGCCCCGTCGTCGCCGGAGTCATCGGCAAGAAAAAATTTATTTACGACCTTTGGGGCGACGCAGTAAATACCGCCAGCCGTATGGAATCGCATGGCGTTCCGGGATGCATTCAGGTTACCGAATCAACGTACACGGCTCTGAAAGATCAGTTTAAATTTGAAAAACGAGGTATGGTTACGATCAAAGGCAAAGGCGATATGATGACCTATTTGTTACAAGAAAGAAAGTAATCAAAAATACCCAATGAAAAAAACTACTGCATCTCTGATGAAACGCTTTCGCTGGCTGATTGTACTCTGGATCAAAATCACCGGCTATATTTTTAAATCACAGGTTTATTTTTATGTTACGACTGTACAGCGCCGGATTTTTGACCGTCATAAATTAACCACCAATGCTGCGGCCATTTCGTTTTTCTTTTTATTGTCAATGATCCCGATGTTATTTATCGTCATCGCCATTATCTCATCATTTGTCCAATCGCCGGAAGAAGCTGAAGAATTTATGGTCAGCTACGTTACCCAACGAGTGCCCGAGAGCGCACGGGCGTTTATTATGGAAATAGTCATGCGCAGTAATCTCATTCACAACGTCAAATCACTGATGGAGAATAAAGGATGGGTAACCGTCGTTAGCGCCGCGTCGCTTTTGTGGACGAGCAGCGGTGCATTTGCAGCAATTGAAGACGCCATGACAACTATTTTCGGAGTGAAAGGCCGAAATTATTTCGTCAGCCGTTTGGTGGAAATAAGCATGGTGCTGATCACCGGTTCGCTGTTTATGATGTCGAATATGGTCAACGTGATCATTCAGACGTTAAAGCGCCAGGGCAGCGACGTGCTCGGAATTGATTTTTCAAACTTACCTTATGTATGGAACATCGCAACGACCATCATGCCTTATGTACTCACTATTGCAATGTTTTTCATCATGTATAAAGTCTTGCCCAAAACGATCATTTACGAAAGGGCTGCTTTACTCGGCGCTACTGTGGCCGGAGTTTTGCTGGAATTAAGCATCTTTGGTTTTGCTTATTACGTGGATAATTTTTCGAAGTACGATGCTTTTTACGGATCCGTCGCCGGCATCATTATTACGATTTTTTCAGTTTATCTTGCGTCGATCATTTTATTGATTGGCGCCGAAGTCACTGAAATTGCCAACACCAAAATCGAAAGCGCCAAAGAACTGGCGCTCACCATCAAAGAGCTCCAATAAGTAACATGGCGAAAAAGACACTACCGGTGCTGCATGCTCGTTATGATGTTCAGGAACTCATGGCCGAAGGCGGCATGAGCCTTGTTTACAAGGCGTGGGACCGCTTGACCGGAAGGCATGTGATAATCAAAAAAAATTCTGGTACAAACGAACAATTTTTTGCACGGGAATATCGCCTTGTGTCGCCGCTCCATCATCCGAATATTCCCGAGATGTACACCTATCATCGGATTGGCAACGATATATTTTTTTCAATGGAAACCATTGAAGGGAAAAGCCTCGCCGATAATATTGTGTCGAAACAAATGACGGCAAAGCTTTTTTATACAACCTTTTTGCAACTTTTGTCGGCACTTGATTATCTGCATCAACATCGCATCATTCATCACGATCTGAAACCGGCCAACATTTTATTGACTTCCGATCCGGATGCCAAGATCAAGCTGATCGATTTTGGCCTCGCCTTAACGGCCGAGGATAAACCAGACCATGTTCTGCAAGGCACCGTACAATATACCGCGCCGGAAATTTTGAAAAAAGAAACCTATGATCATCGCTCCGATTTATATTCGCTCGGTGTTATTCTTTACGAGTGGCTGACAGGCGCCAATCCTTTTGACGATTTCAACGTCGTCAATATCGTGGTCAGTCACCTTGAGAAAAAAATCGAAACCATTGATTCACAATTCGGTTTCATTCAAGAATGGTTAAAAAAAATCGTTCTTAAACTGTTAATCAAAGATCAAAATTATCGTTATCAGAATGTAGGCGAAATTATTGCCGATCTACGACCTCATCAGACGGACATTGAATCCGCTCTCGGTCATCCGGCCGATTTTAATGAAGTTTATCTGAACGCATGTCTTCTCTGTCGCGATAATGAATTGTCTGCGCTTGAAAAAAGCCAGCCGCATCAGCCCGTTTTTATCATAGGCGACGAAGGCGTGGGTAAAACCGTTTTACTGAAAAAATTTGTCGAAAATCTTCAGTTAACCGGCCGGCACAATATTCATTTCACCATTTCCGGTTACTATCGTTCATTGGAAACGATGAAAGATTTTTTGAAAAGTGTTTTATTTTCGACGCCGAATCCTGTGGACGAGTCGAAGGAAGAAATTCAATGGATCCTTGGAAAAACAGAATCGTTTTCCGTACATGATGAATCTTCTTTGTTTTCCATTATGTCCGATTTTGTAATCCAACGCATTGGCCTGGAATTCACCTACATCGTGATTGATGATGCTGATCGTGCTGATCCTTTTTTACAAAATTTCTTTAAATACTTGATCAGAAAAATAAATTTACAACAAAACGTGACGGTTACGTTTGTCCTTGCGGGCCATGACGATTCAATTGTTCAGCTCGCCTCCGATGAAACATCCCAATCAATTAAATTAGAAAGTTTTTCTGAACAACAAACCACTGAAGTAGCCCGCCACTTGCTGAATACTGAAACTTTAGATGTTGATTTCCTCCGCTGGTTGTTTTCATCAACACGCGGCAATCCTTTTTTGATAGAAAATACAATCAAAGCAGCCATCGAGCAAAACGCTTTGATTTTTAAAAATAAGGACTGGCGATGGTTTGCAGAACACATGAAAACAACGTCTCTGTCGATCAACGAATTTGTTCTATCGAAGGTTCTGTATCTTTCGCCGACCGAGAAAAAAATAATCGAAGCGGCTTCACTGTTTCCCGGAGTTTTTTCCTACGATGCATTATTGGCAACGGGTATCGCATTTGAATTTTCTTACGAACTTGACAAATTGCTTCGCCAAAACATCCTTGCTCGTGAGGGTAACGCTTTAATTTTTAACAACCGTTTTTTGAGGGAGCATATCTACGATCAGATCAAACCATCAGACAAAAATAAACTGCATAATTTCTTAGCCGTTTTTTATGAAACTCATTTTCCCGAATCTTTTGGAGATATTGCTTACCATTATTTTCGTAGCACGGAAAAAGCTAAAGCTTTGGACTTTTTGCAACGTTTGGCCGATTATCAAAAAAACAACTTCCAGTATCGTGATTCTCTCCGGAGCTGCTTGGAGATTTGTGAAATTCTACAGGAAACTAAGCAGGACGAATTACTCGCCGAACAATTTTTCAGTATGGAAGCCTTACAGGATCAACTCGGCGAGCGTCGAGCGCAAAAAGAAAGCATTGATGAAATCATCGGTATTGGCAAAAAGCATCCTGATAAAAAATTTTTAGTAAAAGGATTACTGCGCGAAGCCAATTATTTCGAACGAATTTCCGACTACGAATCTTCACAAAAAACTTGTGAAGAGGCGATTGAACTTACTAAGAACCGTTGCAACGAATATTTACTCGGTCAATTGTACCGACAGTTAGGAAAGAGTTTTTATCGTCGAGCGAAGTGGGAACAAGCTTTGGAATGGTATCAGGAAACCCATCGTATTGCCATTGAAACAAATGATCACCGCCTCGAGATGGAGGCCCATAATAGCATGGGAACGGTGTACGGTTCAAAAGATGATTTTGAAAAAGGCCGCCTGGAATTTGAATCGGCTTTGAGTATTGCACTTAAACTGGGCGACTATGCTAAGCAAATTGACAGCTATTTTAACTTGGGCATTCTTTGTAAAAATTCGAACCGTATCGAACAAGCATCCGAATATTTTCTGCAAGCCTTACCTGTTTTGAAATCGTATAAAGACAAGCAATTGGAACAGCGATACTTCTATTATCAAGGTTTGGTTTATTATGAAATATCTCAATTTGAAGATGCACATAATTATTTCAGTAAAACTTTAGACCTCAGTGTTGAACTCAATGACTTGGGAATGACGAACAAGGCCTTAAGCAATTTATCGCTGACCTTGATGCGGTTGGGGCAAGTCGATCAATCGATTTCTATCTTGGATAAAGTACTGAAAAGTGAAAAAAATAATGATGATCGTACGTTTGCCATTCATAGTTTGTTGATGGCCGAACAACTTTTTTTCATGAAGAAATATGCAGCGATCAGTAGCTACCTAGAAAATGGCGCATCTTTCTTCAAAAAAAATGCTCATCCGTTTTGGTCGGTATACACTAAAATACTTTTGATGCGTTTTGCCGTTGAAACAAATTTTGTTCTCATAAGTAAAGAACGGCTTAACGAAGAAACCGAAAGCATTGAGAAATTTGTAGGCGAAATTCAATCTTCTGATTCATCAATCCAAATCCTTGGTTTTTTTGTTTTGTCAAAATTGTTTCAAAAAAACGACACTCATCATGCAAAAAATTTACTTCTAAAATCTCTGCAACTGCTTGAATTAAGAAAGCATTTTGAATACTCCGCCCAAGAAATATGGTTTCAATATTATTTAATCGAGGATCCCCAAGAAAAAATCAAACGCTCGCATTATTTACAAAAAGCTT
Coding sequences:
- a CDS encoding sigma 54-interacting transcriptional regulator, which produces MAKKTLPVLHARYDVQELMAEGGMSLVYKAWDRLTGRHVIIKKNSGTNEQFFAREYRLVSPLHHPNIPEMYTYHRIGNDIFFSMETIEGKSLADNIVSKQMTAKLFYTTFLQLLSALDYLHQHRIIHHDLKPANILLTSDPDAKIKLIDFGLALTAEDKPDHVLQGTVQYTAPEILKKETYDHRSDLYSLGVILYEWLTGANPFDDFNVVNIVVSHLEKKIETIDSQFGFIQEWLKKIVLKLLIKDQNYRYQNVGEIIADLRPHQTDIESALGHPADFNEVYLNACLLCRDNELSALEKSQPHQPVFIIGDEGVGKTVLLKKFVENLQLTGRHNIHFTISGYYRSLETMKDFLKSVLFSTPNPVDESKEEIQWILGKTESFSVHDESSLFSIMSDFVIQRIGLEFTYIVIDDADRADPFLQNFFKYLIRKINLQQNVTVTFVLAGHDDSIVQLASDETSQSIKLESFSEQQTTEVARHLLNTETLDVDFLRWLFSSTRGNPFLIENTIKAAIEQNALIFKNKDWRWFAEHMKTTSLSINEFVLSKVLYLSPTEKKIIEAASLFPGVFSYDALLATGIAFEFSYELDKLLRQNILAREGNALIFNNRFLREHIYDQIKPSDKNKLHNFLAVFYETHFPESFGDIAYHYFRSTEKAKALDFLQRLADYQKNNFQYRDSLRSCLEICEILQETKQDELLAEQFFSMEALQDQLGERRAQKESIDEIIGIGKKHPDKKFLVKGLLREANYFERISDYESSQKTCEEAIELTKNRCNEYLLGQLYRQLGKSFYRRAKWEQALEWYQETHRIAIETNDHRLEMEAHNSMGTVYGSKDDFEKGRLEFESALSIALKLGDYAKQIDSYFNLGILCKNSNRIEQASEYFLQALPVLKSYKDKQLEQRYFYYQGLVYYEISQFEDAHNYFSKTLDLSVELNDLGMTNKALSNLSLTLMRLGQVDQSISILDKVLKSEKNNDDRTFAIHSLLMAEQLFFMKKYAAISSYLENGASFFKKNAHPFWSVYTKILLMRFAVETNFVLISKERLNEETESIEKFVGEIQSSDSSIQILGFFVLSKLFQKNDTHHAKNLLLKSLQLLELRKHFEYSAQEIWFQYYLIEDPQEKIKRSHYLQKAYLKIREVESFLKRSDFKTSYLNIPLHQEIIQEYKKFFDEERESDIQSFQQLYEITQDINSTLDSSIVFEKIMDNAIKHSRADRGLIILNTGQTDTFEIKVARNMDHESLSDISNISQSIVKEVFENGQSIVTADANMDERFKERKSIVNYHIRSIMCVPLRIKNKIAGAVYLDKQFDTYHFGTPQLKFLESFANLAGLAIDNASMYEAVYNEKENLEKENVDLKLTIQGKYITHNIVGRSKPMRQVYHLIESAANNTATVLIEGESGTGKELVARAIHYNGNRKNQKFIAVDCGALPENLLESELFGYKKGAFTGANHDKKGLFEEADGGTIFLDEITNTSLNFQAKLLRVIQEGEIRPVGETLSRRVNVRIIAATNKDLAKQVEQNLFREDLYYRLNVIPIRLPALRERKEDVPFLLQFFIEKYSQAERKHIESVSKDLVDAMMEYSWPGNIRELENIVQRMIIFSNSKKLSFDNLNEDVRSPFERKQSLQSKMIVHLGGKHGHDKKLKNLGEFEEELLAIERGYFEQILKNAGGNKSKAAEILGIKRTTLNDRLKKLGL
- a CDS encoding YihY/virulence factor BrkB family protein, whose amino-acid sequence is MKKTTASLMKRFRWLIVLWIKITGYIFKSQVYFYVTTVQRRIFDRHKLTTNAAAISFFFLLSMIPMLFIVIAIISSFVQSPEEAEEFMVSYVTQRVPESARAFIMEIVMRSNLIHNVKSLMENKGWVTVVSAASLLWTSSGAFAAIEDAMTTIFGVKGRNYFVSRLVEISMVLITGSLFMMSNMVNVIIQTLKRQGSDVLGIDFSNLPYVWNIATTIMPYVLTIAMFFIMYKVLPKTIIYERAALLGATVAGVLLELSIFGFAYYVDNFSKYDAFYGSVAGIIITIFSVYLASIILLIGAEVTEIANTKIESAKELALTIKELQ